A section of the Chryseobacterium scophthalmum genome encodes:
- the menA gene encoding 1,4-dihydroxy-2-naphthoate octaprenyltransferase, with the protein MTDWIKAARLRTLPLSLSGIIMGSFIAKWRLNEDGGIWDWKIFALALLVTLLYQVLSNYANDYGDGVKGTDAKRIGEAEARAVASGRITAQQMKNAVILFSVLSFVATIALLYLAFIPEFMNEFYIFIGLGLASILAAIGYTVGKKPYGYMGLGDVFVFIFFGLVSVCGSYFLFTKTFSWDILLPGTAIGMMSMAVLNLNNMRDIESDRLSGKNSLALRIGFRNAMIYEMVLLQLPLILILIFLGVNNFIQLQKYYVFMVMILVFPVAKLRRSIMAVKEPKELDPFLKQVGILTLMMAVLTAVGLNYFS; encoded by the coding sequence ATGACTGATTGGATAAAAGCCGCAAGGCTGAGAACGTTACCGCTTTCGTTAAGCGGAATTATCATGGGTTCTTTCATTGCAAAATGGAGACTTAATGAAGATGGAGGGATTTGGGATTGGAAAATCTTTGCATTAGCACTTTTGGTGACTTTACTGTATCAGGTTTTATCAAATTATGCCAATGATTACGGTGACGGCGTAAAAGGAACTGATGCTAAAAGAATTGGTGAAGCAGAAGCCAGAGCGGTTGCATCGGGAAGAATAACTGCACAACAGATGAAAAATGCAGTGATTTTATTCTCTGTTTTATCTTTCGTAGCGACAATTGCCCTTCTATATTTGGCTTTTATTCCTGAGTTTATGAATGAATTTTATATTTTCATTGGATTGGGATTGGCGAGTATTTTGGCAGCAATCGGGTATACGGTAGGTAAAAAACCTTACGGATATATGGGATTGGGCGATGTTTTCGTATTTATATTCTTTGGTTTGGTTTCGGTTTGTGGAAGTTATTTTCTGTTTACAAAAACTTTTTCTTGGGATATTCTTTTACCGGGAACAGCAATCGGAATGATGAGTATGGCAGTTTTGAACCTGAACAATATGCGTGACATTGAAAGCGACAGGTTGTCAGGGAAAAACAGCCTTGCTTTGAGAATAGGTTTTAGAAATGCAATGATCTATGAAATGGTTTTATTGCAGCTTCCTTTGATTTTGATTCTTATATTTTTAGGAGTGAATAACTTCATTCAATTACAGAAATATTACGTGTTTATGGTAATGATTTTAGTGTTTCCGGTTGCGAAACTAAGAAGAAGCATCATGGCAGTAAAAGAACCAAAAGAACTCGATCCGTTTTTAAAACAGGTAGGAATTCTTACTTTGATGATGGCTGTTTTAACGGCTGTAGGTCTTAATTATTTTAGCTAA
- a CDS encoding SRPBCC family protein, protein MESKIFVQAQMLIRKPIQEVFEAFINPEITTNFWFTKSTGKLEEGKTITWEWEMYGAKSEVKVLQIIPNKLIKTEWGLFSNNVDYEFKEMEKGTLVIIKSYGYSETGDALLSVINDNTGGFTTVLDGCKAYLEHGINLRLIEDKFPLK, encoded by the coding sequence ATGGAATCTAAAATATTTGTTCAGGCTCAGATGTTAATCAGAAAACCTATTCAAGAGGTTTTTGAAGCATTTATTAATCCAGAAATCACTACCAATTTTTGGTTTACAAAATCAACTGGCAAGCTGGAAGAAGGTAAAACAATTACGTGGGAATGGGAAATGTACGGTGCAAAATCTGAAGTAAAAGTTCTCCAGATTATTCCAAATAAATTGATAAAAACAGAGTGGGGATTGTTTTCCAACAATGTAGATTACGAGTTTAAGGAAATGGAAAAAGGAACTTTAGTTATTATTAAAAGCTACGGATATTCTGAAACTGGAGATGCACTTTTATCTGTAATTAATGACAATACAGGAGGTTTTACAACCGTTTTAGATGGCTGTAAAGCTTACTTAGAACACGGAATTAATTTGAGATTGATTGAAGATAAATTTCCACTGAAATAA
- a CDS encoding metal-dependent hydrolase, whose translation MKIQYLGQNCFLFTYKDKTILCDPFYNYKKAESEFDISAQKIDYILITHAHGDHIADVGEVLQHYPEATIIGQPEICAYFKNAKNKDDVNLGGSAKIDDLKISMVPAHHTSSFPDGSYGGVPVGYIFRLPEGKNVYLAGDTGVMADMQLFPALYGDLDLSILPIGGHYTMCARKAAFAASELLKTPKVIGCHFDTFPAIEINHDSATKHFADKNVELVLPKLGESFDI comes from the coding sequence ATGAAGATACAATACTTAGGACAAAACTGTTTTTTGTTCACGTACAAAGACAAAACAATTCTTTGTGACCCTTTTTACAACTATAAAAAAGCTGAATCTGAATTTGATATTTCAGCTCAGAAAATCGATTATATTTTAATCACTCACGCTCACGGAGATCATATCGCAGATGTAGGAGAAGTTTTGCAGCATTATCCTGAAGCTACTATTATCGGTCAGCCGGAAATCTGTGCTTACTTTAAAAATGCAAAAAATAAAGATGATGTGAATTTAGGAGGATCTGCGAAAATTGATGATCTTAAAATTTCTATGGTTCCGGCTCATCATACAAGTTCATTTCCTGATGGAAGCTACGGTGGTGTGCCTGTAGGATATATCTTCAGACTTCCTGAAGGTAAAAACGTGTATTTGGCTGGCGATACAGGAGTAATGGCAGATATGCAGTTGTTTCCGGCGTTGTACGGGGATTTAGATCTTTCAATTCTTCCGATTGGTGGTCATTATACAATGTGTGCGAGAAAAGCGGCTTTTGCAGCGTCAGAATTATTGAAAACTCCAAAAGTAATCGGATGTCATTTTGATACTTTCCCAGCAATTGAAATTAATCATGATAGTGCAACGAAGCATTTTGCTGATAAGAATGTTGAATTGGTTTTACCAAAACTCGGAGAAAGTTTCGATATATAA